In the Topomyia yanbarensis strain Yona2022 chromosome 3, ASM3024719v1, whole genome shotgun sequence genome, one interval contains:
- the LOC131690832 gene encoding angiogenic factor with G patch and FHA domains 1, producing the protein MTRNSSRMGVKLIRITSLYDITVNQVYAYVRSLHRHIRKQNSKIRKLRQKMGELKKVQNLKAEVLRVEEDEDDVLRALEKAEKQQEQSSIAVEPLDVKAFVDDIKKTAEDFDYQNRYVYEPTSGMYYDPATGYYYNAIYGLHYDGQRGCYLKYNEEKQEYEFYSQVMPEQALGDKKPDSCQKKRKEASASVTIDEESKAVDRPRRRRSDSIEEKPRLRERSAPRPYWRSRSRSRSHSRTRRYRKSRTRSRSRERERDRDRDRRRDTRRQRHRSKSHESSGSPSSSDEDIASFFRFVRKDKAGRKRKGKNAKRSGQSVESDDNREEGELDSSSGSSDSERRRKSVVLVRSSSSEGDVPVKEFAGNYSDVVRKYPPSLRLIVQKTNIEELKQGSLFIVTCMGGTLGREGNHDVIIPDLNVSKYHLNFTYNADRGVYQVVDLGSRNGTILNGVRMTGSMQESDPFDIDHGDTIQLNQTRLLCHVHDGNVTCDNCEPGLLVKGSAGGVFDGDRITKPVSHKEGLKLLQKRYGLEDEKYVEPAEPIGPDYKDRAAHRRKTKGSSNEHAKTQAASVDQHIGSENKGFKMLSKLGWSAGKTLGKNDEGLVEPIPLLTNVGTSGLGSQELAQPTSDRSVDERKRMIWKLAQERFKKCADVVEKSTSDSKSSPAASLHQHISSENKGFQMLSKLGWNKGDTLGNNEDGLKEPIKLLSNVGTSGLGNKPLKQLGSTTKVSGNKSIMWKKKQKQVQSSKMFYVSDSD; encoded by the exons ATGACCAGGAATTCGTCCCGAATGGGAGTCAAACTAATTCGTATCACAAGTCTTTATGACATCACCGTTAATCAAGTTTACGCATACGTTCGGAGCTTACATCGACACATCCGAAAGCAGAACTCAAAAATCCGGAAATTGCGACAAAAGATGGGCGAATTG aaaaaagtcCAAAATCTAAAGGCTGAAGTTCTACGCGTAGAGGAGGATGAAGATGATGTATTGCGCGCGTTGGAGAAAGCGGAAAAGCAACAGGAACAATCTTCTATTGCTGTTGAACCGCTGGATGTGAAGGCCTTTGTAGATGACATCAAGAAGACGGCTGAAGATTTTGATTACCAGAACAGATACGTCTATGAGCCTACTTCCGGAATGTATTATGATCCAGCTACTGGTTACTACTACAATGCA ATATACGGATTGCACTACGATGGTCAACGTGGGTGCTACCTGAAGTACAATGAGGAGAAGCAGGAGTACGAGTTCTACTCGCAAGTGATGCCGGAGCAAGCACTTGGCGATAAGAAACCCGACTCCTGTCAAAAG AAACGGAAGGAAGCGTCTGCTTCGGTTACAATTGACGAGGAGAGCAAAGCAGTTGACCGCCCCCGTCGACGAAGGTCGGATTCCATCGAGGAGAAGCCGAGATTGCGCGAACGTTCAGCACCTCGACCCTATTGGCGAAGTCGTAGTCGCAGCCGTAGTCATAGTCGCACTCGGCGCTACCGGAAAAGTCGAACCCGTAGTCGCAGTCGTGAGCGGGAGCGTGATCGTGACCGTGACCGTAGAAGGGATACTCGAAGACAGAGGCATCGATCGAAATCCCACGAATCGAGTGGGTCTCCGTCGTCATCGGACGAGGACATCGCTTCGTTTTTCCGCTTTGTACGAAAAGATAAGGCTGGGCGGAAGCGAAAGGGAAAGAATGCAAAGCGTAGTGGACAAAGTGTTGAAAGCGACGATAACAGAGAGGAAGGCGAGTTGGACAGCAGCAGCGGAAGTAGCGATAGCGAGCGAAGGAGAAAATCAGTTGTGCTAGTACGTTCCAGCAGTTCCGAAGGGGACGTTCCGGTGAAAGAGTTTGCAGGAAATTATTCAG ATGTCGTTAGAAAGTATCCTCCTTCGTTGAGATTGATCGTTCAGAAGACCAACATCGAAGAATTAAAGCAAGGGTCTTTGTTTATCGTCACCTGTATGGGAGGTACACTTGGGCGAGAAGGAAATCATGACGTTATCATTCCCGATCTTAATGTGTCCAAA TACCACCTAAATTTTACCTACAACGCCGATAGGGGCGTCTACCAGGTGGTTGATCTGGGTTCCCGCAATGGTACAATTTTAAACGGAGTTCGCATGACGGGATCGATGCAGGAAAGCGACCCATTTGATATCGACCATGGTGACACGATCCAGTTAAATCAAACCCGCCTTCTGTGTCACGTTCACGACGGCAATGTGACGTGTGATAATTGCGAACCGGGATTACTGGTAAAGGGTTCTGCCGGTGGTGTTTTCGACGGTGACCGGATAACCAAACCAGTCAGCCACAAAGAAGGACTGAAATTGTTGCAAAAGCGATACGGACTGGAGGATGAAA aatatgTGGAACCAGCAGAACCGATTGGTCCGGATTATAAGGATCGGGCGGCCCACCGTCGAAAAACAAAGGGAAGTAGTAATGAGCATGCTAAAACACAAGCAGCATCAGTGGATCAACATATCGGCAGTGAGAATAAAGGCTTCAAGATGTTATCCAAACTGGGTTGGAGTGCAGGAAAAACATTGGGTAAAAATGACGAAGGCCTCGTGGAGCCGATTCCGCTTCTTACGAACGTTGGCACTAGTGGTCTAGGTAGTCAGGAACTTGCTCAGCCAACTTCCGACCGTTCGGTTGACGAAAGGAAGCGAATGATTTGGAAGCTAGCTCAGGAACGATTTAAAAAATGTGCTGATGTAGTGGAAAAGAGCACCAGCGATAGCAAGTCTTCCCCTGCAGCATCACTGCATCAGCATATCAGTAGTGAAAATAAGGGATTCCAGATGCTGTCGAAATTGGGTTGGAATAAAGGTGACACCCTGGGCAATAATGAAGACGGATTAAAGGAACCCATTAAACTACTGTCGAACGTAGGAACCAGCGGACTGGGAAACAAGCCCTTGAAACAACTGGGGTCTACCACAAAAGTTAGCGGAAATAAGAGCATCATGTGGAAGAAAAAGCAAAAGCAGGTTCAAAGTAGCAAAATGTTTTACGTGTCGGATTCGGACTGA